The following coding sequences are from one Candidatus Kapaibacterium sp. window:
- the dnaB gene encoding replicative DNA helicase, translated as MNNEKQFYKDNKKNESNAYLMGGKMPPHSLEAEKAVLGAMMIDRLAIPQAVEMLSEDSFYQIGHQKIFSTITKLSNTGQTPDIITVTEDLKSRGELEIVGGIAYLSEINHLTPTSAFIEQHARIVQEKYLKRQLISTAREILNSAYDDSTDALDEVDVAERLIFEIAEKRLKKSYMSMNALLKDAYELISQLSHRDKSKLTGVPSGYSELDHLLGGFQKSDLIIIAARPSMGKTALALSMARNAAVLHKAAVAFFSIEMSSLQLVIRLISSESKVDQQKVRTGSINQEDDQRIVKGLNVLSHAPIYVDDSPMLSILELRAKCRRLKSEHDIQLVFVDYLQLLAAPKAESREREISLISASLKQIAKELNIPVVALAQLNRSVESRTDKRPMLSDLRESGSIEQDADVVMFVNRPEQYGQMHYDDANKTPTQGTAEIIVGKQRNGPVGTIRLAFQKNYARFENLATDSAFPEPENLPAQTDEAF; from the coding sequence ATGAACAACGAAAAGCAATTTTACAAAGATAATAAAAAAAACGAATCCAATGCCTACTTAATGGGTGGCAAGATGCCACCACATTCATTAGAAGCCGAAAAAGCAGTTCTCGGTGCTATGATGATTGATAGATTGGCTATACCTCAAGCTGTTGAAATGTTGAGCGAGGATAGTTTTTACCAAATCGGACACCAAAAGATATTTTCCACAATCACAAAGCTAAGTAATACCGGTCAAACACCCGATATCATCACTGTTACTGAAGACCTGAAATCAAGAGGTGAGTTAGAAATCGTTGGTGGTATTGCATATCTGAGCGAAATAAACCACTTGACCCCGACTTCTGCATTCATTGAGCAACATGCTCGAATTGTTCAGGAAAAATACCTGAAACGACAGCTTATCTCCACTGCAAGAGAAATACTCAATTCAGCTTATGATGATTCGACAGACGCACTTGACGAAGTTGATGTTGCTGAAAGATTAATTTTCGAAATTGCCGAAAAGCGTCTCAAGAAAAGTTATATGTCAATGAATGCACTTTTGAAAGATGCTTATGAATTGATTTCCCAACTTTCACATAGAGACAAATCTAAATTGACAGGAGTTCCCTCAGGATATTCCGAGTTAGACCATCTTCTCGGTGGATTTCAAAAATCAGACTTGATAATAATTGCTGCCCGACCATCGATGGGTAAAACTGCTCTTGCGTTGAGTATGGCTCGAAATGCCGCTGTACTACACAAAGCAGCAGTTGCATTTTTCTCCATAGAAATGTCCTCGTTGCAACTTGTAATCCGTCTGATTAGTTCGGAATCTAAAGTTGACCAACAAAAAGTCCGTACAGGTTCTATCAATCAAGAGGACGACCAAAGAATTGTCAAAGGTTTGAATGTGTTGTCACATGCTCCTATCTATGTAGATGACAGCCCGATGTTATCAATACTCGAACTTAGGGCAAAGTGCAGAAGGCTGAAATCCGAGCACGACATCCAACTTGTTTTTGTGGATTATTTGCAATTATTGGCAGCTCCTAAAGCCGAAAGTCGCGAACGCGAAATTTCGTTGATTTCGGCATCGCTGAAGCAAATTGCCAAAGAATTGAACATTCCAGTAGTTGCTTTAGCTCAGTTGAATCGTTCAGTCGAATCCCGTACCGATAAGCGTCCGATGCTCTCGGATTTAAGAGAATCAGGCTCAATCGAACAAGACGCAGACGTTGTAATGTTTGTCAATCGTCCCGAACAATACGGACAAATGCACTATGACGATGCCAATAAAACACCTACACAAGGAACTGCCGAAATCATCGTCGGTAAGCAAAGAAACGGACCTGTTGGGACTATCAGGTTAGCATTCCAAAAGAATTATGCAAGATTTGAAAATTTGGCAACAGATTCGGCTTTCCCTGAGCCCGAAAATTTACCTGCTCAAACAGATGAAGCATTTTAA
- the ffh gene encoding signal recognition particle protein, whose protein sequence is MFENLQEKLELALKRFRGQSTITEENIAEALVEIRRALIDADVNFNVAKQFVEDVKEKALGQEVKGKLMPEQLIVKIVRDELVAIMGNKMSELQFSSQAPTVILVAGLQGSGKTTFCGKLAKSLRKKGRQPLLVACDIYRPAAILQLEQLASQVKIPIYKEETKDAVAIANNAIAYAKKFGRDVVIIDTAGRLTIDEEMMTEVKNISDSVKPTETLFVCDAMIGQDAVTTARAFHDKLSLTGVVLTKLDGDTRGGAALSVLQVVGKPVKFVGTGEKLEALEPFHPERIASRILGMGDVLTLVEKAEQQYDQKEAEALEEKIRKNQFTFDDFLDQLKIIQKMGSLKDLLGMIPGMDKQLKNVNIDDKAFKKVEAIIYSMTREERKSPKILNGSRRMRIAKGSGTQVQDVNRLLKQFDDMQKMMKNMTRGKKSRFMPKFPGMG, encoded by the coding sequence ATGTTTGAGAATTTACAAGAAAAATTAGAATTAGCTCTGAAAAGATTCAGAGGTCAGTCAACTATAACCGAAGAGAATATCGCCGAAGCTTTAGTTGAGATTCGCCGTGCGTTGATAGATGCCGACGTGAACTTCAATGTAGCAAAGCAATTTGTCGAAGATGTCAAAGAAAAGGCACTCGGGCAGGAAGTCAAAGGTAAGTTGATGCCTGAGCAATTAATTGTCAAAATTGTTCGCGACGAATTAGTTGCTATCATGGGCAATAAGATGAGCGAATTACAATTCTCATCTCAAGCACCGACAGTAATACTTGTTGCCGGATTGCAAGGTTCGGGTAAAACTACTTTTTGCGGCAAATTAGCAAAAAGTTTGCGCAAAAAAGGCAGACAACCGCTCTTAGTCGCTTGCGATATTTATCGTCCTGCGGCGATTTTGCAATTAGAGCAGTTAGCTTCGCAAGTAAAAATTCCAATTTATAAAGAAGAAACTAAAGATGCCGTTGCCATAGCAAACAATGCTATCGCATATGCAAAAAAATTCGGTCGCGACGTAGTAATTATTGATACAGCCGGTAGATTGACAATTGATGAAGAAATGATGACGGAAGTCAAGAACATTTCCGATTCGGTAAAACCTACCGAAACCTTGTTCGTTTGCGATGCGATGATTGGTCAAGACGCCGTCACCACTGCAAGAGCTTTTCACGATAAATTATCACTTACCGGTGTCGTACTAACAAAATTGGACGGTGATACACGTGGTGGAGCAGCATTATCAGTGCTTCAAGTCGTAGGTAAACCCGTAAAATTTGTCGGTACAGGCGAAAAATTGGAAGCTCTCGAGCCATTCCATCCCGAACGTATCGCATCCCGTATCCTTGGTATGGGCGACGTGTTGACCTTAGTTGAAAAAGCTGAACAACAATACGACCAAAAAGAAGCCGAAGCACTCGAAGAAAAAATCAGAAAAAATCAATTCACTTTTGATGATTTTCTCGACCAACTCAAAATTATCCAAAAGATGGGTTCACTCAAAGATTTGCTCGGAATGATACCCGGAATGGATAAGCAACTCAAAAATGTAAATATTGATGACAAAGCTTTCAAAAAAGTTGAAGCAATAATATATTCGATGACAAGGGAAGAACGCAAAAGCCCTAAGATATTGAATGGTTCCAGACGTATGAGAATTGCCAAAGGCAGCGGCACACAAGTGCAAGATGTCAATAGATTGCTCAAACAATTTGACGATATGCAAAAAATGATGAAGAATATGACAAGAGGTAAAAAATCCCGCTTCATGCCAAAATTCCCCGGCATGGGTTAA
- the rpsP gene encoding 30S ribosomal protein S16 yields the protein MVKLRLRRKGRIHHPVYDIVAVDSKARRDGAFLERLGYYDPNTSPTTISVDHDRAIYWLSVGAQPTDVTEKLLSYDGVLLRRAMSFKDKPLEEINEAVEKHRKNVHDRYFRQKDKRSQRKAAKIAAEKKAKEKAAEGAE from the coding sequence ATGGTAAAGTTAAGATTAAGAAGAAAAGGGAGAATTCATCATCCCGTTTATGACATCGTTGCAGTAGATTCGAAAGCAAGACGCGACGGTGCTTTTTTGGAAAGATTGGGCTACTACGACCCAAACACATCACCTACCACTATCAGTGTTGACCACGACAGAGCTATTTATTGGCTCAGCGTGGGTGCTCAGCCTACTGACGTGACTGAAAAGCTTTTGAGCTATGATGGTGTTTTGCTTCGCAGAGCAATGTCATTCAAAGACAAACCTCTCGAGGAAATCAACGAAGCTGTCGAAAAACATCGCAAGAATGTTCACGACAGATACTTCCGCCAAAAAGACAAAAGGTCACAACGTAAAGCTGCCAAAATCGCAGCAGAAAAGAAAGCAAAAGAAAAAGCAGCCGAAGGCGCCGAATAA
- a CDS encoding T9SS type A sorting domain-containing protein — translation MKTMYPPSTRAFGLLTAAFCILYLTNSTVMEAQTGKELFPEQLLTSCCEQIDIDYYVTEDCCIQIDIDNPSCEDAKISILYRDPYHHLWQIKHVESAPATTVSYKLCPTVVSTTVQFKVIIQYANGAPHCDESFLVEGVNQFTFNVDRSQCCNCEGSNTWLTASMHADTLCPDSCTIRMDLDIPDSLTCLKYFIPQNQEAPYNEPLEINTENIENFYRCLGPGESTSIQLFLLASPEEYLLSPLAGCKVYSSFSCDTVPIIEFPEIDPPCSEECPDSAWTTYTDVFSMGSPCSACLIYVEYVARRCNGKQELQIVRFFTPHLPNCIGCPDDVIYSEAIKYIINKNAMNFEPREEEDCDTTWRVGVGSCWATWEYYQYIMKWQDNGPSGPGWVSVLDTIVVREVCDSVQCCFDIVTVCRLSEDAIDISIDSVSNRFVNCDFQSKLTYSGLFVFCTPACNWLDSLEGEYQYILGKENIFEDTNPSSEFIINSYTLNENIVFEIQSQKSTDVDIRIYDLLGNLIIAKTTRTSTRLSEHKIDLTQFQSGTYIYSVVIGSKLIKSDKFIYLK, via the coding sequence ATGAAAACAATGTACCCCCCCTCCACGAGAGCCTTTGGGCTATTGACAGCAGCTTTTTGCATACTATACTTAACTAATTCTACGGTGATGGAAGCACAAACCGGTAAAGAACTATTTCCCGAACAATTGCTTACTTCATGTTGCGAACAAATTGATATTGACTACTATGTTACAGAGGATTGTTGTATTCAAATTGATATTGACAATCCAAGTTGCGAAGATGCCAAAATATCAATTTTATATAGAGACCCTTATCATCATTTATGGCAAATAAAACATGTTGAATCTGCACCAGCAACAACTGTTAGCTATAAACTTTGCCCTACCGTAGTTTCCACTACAGTACAGTTCAAGGTAATAATTCAATATGCTAATGGAGCACCACATTGCGATGAGAGTTTTTTGGTTGAAGGAGTAAACCAATTCACATTTAATGTTGATAGAAGTCAATGTTGCAATTGTGAAGGTTCAAACACATGGTTAACTGCATCAATGCACGCGGATACTCTATGCCCTGATTCATGTACTATCAGAATGGATTTAGATATACCGGATTCACTAACATGTTTAAAATACTTCATTCCCCAAAATCAAGAAGCCCCGTATAATGAACCGCTGGAAATTAATACTGAAAACATTGAAAACTTCTATAGATGTCTAGGACCAGGTGAATCTACTTCAATTCAATTATTTTTATTAGCAAGTCCTGAAGAATATTTGCTTAGTCCTTTGGCTGGGTGCAAAGTTTATTCCAGTTTTTCATGTGACACAGTACCCATTATTGAATTCCCTGAAATTGACCCACCATGTTCTGAGGAATGCCCGGACAGTGCTTGGACTACTTATACTGATGTTTTTAGTATGGGTTCCCCATGTTCAGCCTGTCTTATATATGTTGAATATGTTGCAAGGAGATGCAATGGTAAACAGGAATTGCAAATCGTACGATTTTTTACTCCCCATCTTCCTAATTGTATTGGATGTCCGGATGACGTTATTTATTCAGAAGCAATAAAATATATAATTAATAAAAATGCTATGAATTTTGAACCTAGAGAGGAAGAAGATTGTGATACAACCTGGCGAGTAGGTGTAGGGAGTTGTTGGGCTACTTGGGAATATTACCAATATATAATGAAATGGCAAGATAATGGTCCCTCCGGTCCGGGTTGGGTATCAGTACTTGATACTATAGTAGTACGTGAAGTATGCGATAGCGTTCAGTGTTGCTTTGATATAGTTACAGTATGCAGATTATCGGAAGATGCAATTGATATTAGTATTGATTCCGTTTCGAATCGATTTGTGAATTGTGATTTTCAATCAAAACTGACTTACTCAGGTTTGTTTGTTTTTTGTACTCCTGCGTGCAATTGGTTAGATAGTTTAGAAGGTGAATACCAATATATACTTGGGAAAGAAAATATTTTTGAAGACACTAATCCCTCAAGTGAATTTATTATAAATTCATACACTTTGAATGAAAATATAGTCTTTGAAATTCAATCACAAAAATCTACTGATGTTGATATAAGAATTTATGATTTATTAGGGAACTTGATTATAGCAAAAACTACTAGAACTTCAACAAGATTATCTGAACATAAAATTGACTTAACACAATTTCAAAGTGGAACTTATATTTATTCAGTTGTAATAGGTAGTAAATTGATAAAATCGGATAAGTTCATATATCTGAAATAA
- a CDS encoding YCF48-related protein, protein MKILLILIVFAFSFIHINSQTVWEKVNPFMGQFARFQDVRCFDNLNCIGIVENTDTCCDRIVKTTDGGKTWFTHYHEKIYNDDTGMPIFPNPMYMNSIDYLSEKQIYISRSRGKLFKSTDGGITFDTIQVVESIEGKNPSGLYSLDMYDSLVGGAISNSHLYITDDGWKTSKNLSIEAEFIPDDYQIIAHSFIYSGKNQITVYFRVSKEISKNNYHVLYKGLITSINSGETWYLRDILKDFNARSVQITSLFFLDSKIGWASGQVIYDTDNGGRLTHGLVYKTYDSGITWDLIHVDETEPTFGLWDIAFYDELNGIVVGKYGKLLRTTDGGYTWFRDAFLDNYSQNMRVVQKIAFAGEHPILSTFSDGLWRGTYTPSSVNESKEAGKGLSLYPNPTMEYITITKPSEGFEPSEGSEVKIFNMLGECVMTVETRHVESLQRINISHLPRGVYYVRMGNRTEMFVKM, encoded by the coding sequence ATGAAAATTTTATTAATTCTTATTGTTTTTGCTTTTTCATTCATTCATATAAATTCTCAAACTGTATGGGAAAAAGTTAATCCATTTATGGGGCAATTTGCCAGATTTCAAGATGTCAGATGTTTTGATAATTTGAATTGCATAGGAATTGTTGAAAATACTGATACATGTTGCGATAGGATTGTTAAGACAACTGACGGTGGCAAAACTTGGTTTACTCATTATCATGAAAAAATATATAATGATGATACCGGTATGCCAATATTTCCAAATCCTATGTACATGAATTCGATTGACTATTTATCAGAAAAACAAATTTATATTTCCCGAAGCAGAGGTAAATTATTTAAAAGTACAGATGGGGGAATTACTTTTGATACAATTCAAGTAGTTGAATCTATCGAGGGGAAAAACCCGAGCGGCCTTTATAGTTTAGATATGTATGATTCATTAGTAGGTGGGGCTATATCAAATTCACATCTTTATATAACTGATGATGGATGGAAAACTTCAAAAAACTTATCAATTGAAGCTGAATTTATACCGGATGATTATCAAATCATTGCGCATAGTTTCATTTATTCAGGTAAAAATCAAATAACTGTTTATTTCAGAGTTTCTAAAGAAATATCTAAAAACAATTATCATGTATTATATAAAGGACTTATCACCTCTATTAATAGTGGTGAAACATGGTATTTGAGAGATATTCTCAAAGATTTCAATGCACGTTCAGTTCAAATTACTTCCTTGTTTTTCTTGGACTCAAAAATTGGCTGGGCTTCAGGTCAGGTTATATATGATACTGATAATGGAGGTAGATTAACTCACGGACTTGTGTATAAAACATATGATAGTGGTATAACTTGGGACTTAATTCATGTTGACGAGACTGAACCAACATTTGGATTGTGGGACATTGCTTTTTATGATGAATTAAATGGAATTGTTGTTGGTAAATACGGGAAGTTATTACGTACAACAGATGGTGGTTATACTTGGTTCCGTGATGCTTTTTTGGACAACTATTCTCAAAACATGCGAGTAGTTCAGAAAATTGCATTTGCGGGAGAACACCCTATCCTAAGTACTTTTAGTGATGGTCTCTGGCGTGGCACATACACACCGTCATCAGTAAATGAAAGCAAAGAAGCAGGGAAGGGGCTTTCCCTCTACCCCAACCCCACAATGGAATATATCACAATTACGAAACCTTCGGAAGGTTTCGAACCTTCGGAAGGTTCAGAAGTCAAAATTTTCAATATGCTTGGTGAATGTGTGATGACCGTAGAGACACGGCATGTCGAGTCTCTACAAAGAATTAATATTTCGCATCTCCCTCGTGGTGTGTATTATGTCCGTATGGGTAATCGGACGGAGATGTTTGTGAAGATGTGA
- a CDS encoding glycosyltransferase, which produces MNYKVTAAVVTFNRLDLLKKVIGALREQSYKIDNIIIINNSSTDGTEDWLSLQKDLIVIKQSNLGSSGGQYRAFKESESSDCDLIWIMDDDVVPEKDCLEKLIKHYKAGYVLFPLRLYRDKRPYLNDCIKLNLTNPFKHIWKRVVAESDFTNETIEVQGPTFEGPLFAKEVISKVGLPEKKFFIFADDTEYFLRAQRAGYKMLLVRDANLVRMIDPPENVADFTWKSFYSIRNLVVIDRLYGNIFVKLLRPIAYTFLFLKNSRSLADIKTTVKAIWAGLTYRSEN; this is translated from the coding sequence ATGAATTACAAAGTAACAGCAGCCGTTGTAACCTTCAATAGACTTGACTTGCTAAAAAAAGTAATCGGTGCACTGCGTGAACAATCTTACAAAATTGATAATATCATAATAATCAATAACTCATCTACTGATGGAACCGAAGATTGGTTGTCATTGCAAAAAGATTTGATTGTTATAAAGCAATCGAATCTGGGTAGTTCCGGTGGTCAATACAGAGCATTCAAAGAATCTGAGTCAAGCGATTGCGATTTGATTTGGATTATGGACGATGACGTTGTCCCCGAAAAGGATTGCTTAGAAAAATTAATCAAGCATTACAAAGCGGGTTATGTGCTCTTTCCGCTTAGGCTATACAGAGACAAAAGACCCTATCTGAACGATTGTATCAAACTAAATCTGACGAATCCATTCAAACATATTTGGAAGCGAGTAGTTGCCGAAAGCGACTTCACTAATGAGACAATCGAAGTGCAAGGACCAACATTTGAAGGACCATTGTTCGCTAAAGAAGTAATAAGCAAAGTAGGACTACCTGAGAAGAAATTTTTCATTTTTGCTGATGACACAGAATATTTCCTCAGAGCCCAAAGAGCGGGATATAAAATGCTATTGGTGCGTGATGCCAATTTAGTGCGAATGATTGACCCACCCGAGAACGTTGCAGATTTTACATGGAAAAGTTTTTATTCAATTAGAAATTTAGTCGTGATAGACCGCTTATACGGGAATATTTTTGTGAAATTGTTGCGACCTATCGCCTATACATTTTTATTTCTGAAAAACAGCCGGTCACTCGCAGATATAAAAACCACTGTCAAAGCCATTTGGGCAGGGCTCACATATCGCAGCGAGAATTGA
- a CDS encoding NUDIX domain-containing protein has product MQEANLTTVQVHIARYNPATQEYEYLVLKRADKMRVYPGIWQTVTGGIWKNETALDAALRELKEETDLVSDTIWCLPYVTTFFDYHANQVNFAPVFGVLVNFTDIVKISDEHQEFKWTNFDESHELMVLPSHRDGLRIFRDYCLSDLGTHYKVRL; this is encoded by the coding sequence ATGCAAGAAGCTAATCTCACAACTGTCCAAGTTCATATTGCGCGATATAATCCAGCTACTCAAGAATATGAATACTTAGTACTCAAACGTGCTGATAAAATGAGAGTTTATCCGGGGATTTGGCAAACAGTAACAGGAGGAATTTGGAAGAATGAGACGGCTCTCGACGCTGCACTCCGTGAATTGAAGGAGGAAACAGATTTAGTTTCAGATACAATTTGGTGTTTGCCATATGTGACAACTTTTTTCGATTATCATGCAAATCAAGTAAATTTCGCTCCCGTATTCGGTGTTTTGGTAAATTTTACCGATATTGTCAAAATTTCGGATGAACATCAAGAATTCAAATGGACAAACTTTGACGAGTCTCACGAATTGATGGTCTTGCCTTCGCATCGTGATGGTTTACGGATATTCAGAGATTATTGCTTGAGCGACTTAGGAACTCATTACAAGGTGAGATTATGA
- a CDS encoding glycosyltransferase family 4 protein: MRFQRILYVFFSHYPYEPRIKKMFQTFKENGAKARLLVRCFSDNIEAESDEDFEFRALDSSGRSWQSTPLDMNPKWKKFIAQNIKEFKSDLIIVREMFLSSLVADLVKDTNIPVLMDMAENYPAAMKSWKKYNSSALKKFIIHKLNFPSRKEKNAVGKVDGIIVVCKEQIERLAQEYQFDKDRIVCIYNSPTKDLHPSVCDKEPNETPIFIHHGMMTSEKSLTSFFYACKILFDKGLNFEVILPGFGDCEDDYKELCNELGIYHHIIFYGEYSGEELGELLFEADYGIIPYELNDFNDYTIHNKLFEYFALGLPVVVTPMIPTARIVESTGSGIVAKSAAPTDIAEAMEKMLIADTNDMMEASLKAHSTYNWEVEAERLMNFINKLEKRNARS; the protein is encoded by the coding sequence GTGAGATTTCAACGAATTTTATATGTTTTCTTTAGCCATTATCCCTACGAACCACGAATCAAGAAGATGTTCCAAACATTTAAGGAGAACGGTGCAAAAGCCAGACTTTTGGTTCGTTGTTTTAGTGACAACATCGAAGCAGAAAGCGATGAAGATTTTGAATTCAGAGCATTAGATAGCTCAGGTAGGTCCTGGCAATCAACGCCTTTGGATATGAACCCGAAATGGAAAAAATTTATTGCGCAAAATATTAAAGAATTCAAATCGGATTTGATTATAGTCAGAGAAATGTTCTTATCCTCTTTGGTAGCGGATTTGGTAAAGGATACAAATATCCCGGTTTTGATGGATATGGCGGAAAATTATCCTGCTGCTATGAAAAGCTGGAAAAAGTATAATTCGAGCGCTTTGAAAAAATTTATTATTCATAAATTGAATTTTCCCAGCCGTAAGGAAAAAAATGCAGTCGGTAAAGTGGATGGAATTATCGTAGTTTGCAAGGAGCAAATCGAAAGATTAGCCCAAGAATATCAATTCGATAAAGATAGGATTGTTTGTATTTATAATTCTCCCACAAAGGATTTGCATCCTTCGGTTTGCGATAAAGAACCTAATGAAACACCCATTTTCATTCATCATGGCATGATGACCTCAGAAAAAAGTTTGACGAGCTTCTTTTACGCTTGTAAAATTTTGTTCGATAAAGGGTTGAATTTCGAAGTAATTTTACCCGGATTTGGCGATTGCGAAGATGATTACAAAGAATTGTGCAACGAATTAGGTATCTATCATCACATTATCTTTTATGGGGAGTATTCCGGCGAAGAATTGGGCGAATTGCTGTTTGAAGCTGATTATGGTATCATTCCTTACGAATTGAATGATTTCAATGATTATACAATCCATAATAAACTTTTTGAGTATTTTGCTTTGGGATTGCCCGTTGTCGTTACGCCTATGATACCTACTGCGAGAATAGTCGAATCAACCGGTTCGGGAATCGTTGCAAAATCAGCAGCTCCAACTGACATCGCCGAAGCTATGGAAAAAATGCTAATTGCTGATACTAATGATATGATGGAGGCTTCTTTAAAGGCACATTCGACATATAATTGGGAAGTGGAAGCAGAGCGATTAATGAACTTCATCAATAAACTTGAAAAACGCAATGCAAGAAGCTAA
- a CDS encoding DUF368 domain-containing protein — MIDFISTFLKGVLIGIANIIPGVSGGTMAFILGIYKELTEAVGFYFQNREKRKQYTILLLKIGLGAVVGVVLFARLFTFLLEDTTSAQYTYIFFIGLIVGAVPFILNLHHDMKVNPKRLSIFVVAIAAVIITSYFGQKSGGEGNMKPEIVYQVGDLFTITTIDFFYSLWLIFCGFIGAVSMVLPGFSGSALLISLGEYYNILHFVDNRMLVQLALMGIGILPGLIVASKVINKLMVKYPPETYYFILGLIAASVIQVSLQVMVEPVLGLIPIIFSLFFLLLGFAASYFMSGVKK, encoded by the coding sequence ATGATTGATTTTATCTCTACCTTCCTAAAAGGTGTATTGATTGGTATAGCAAATATTATCCCGGGTGTTAGCGGTGGCACAATGGCTTTCATTCTCGGAATTTACAAAGAGTTGACAGAAGCTGTAGGATTCTACTTTCAAAATAGAGAAAAACGAAAGCAATACACTATTCTTTTGCTTAAGATTGGATTGGGAGCCGTCGTTGGGGTAGTGCTTTTTGCCAGACTGTTTACATTCCTGCTCGAAGATACCACAAGCGCCCAATATACTTATATTTTCTTCATTGGATTGATTGTTGGTGCAGTGCCATTTATTCTAAATTTGCATCATGACATGAAAGTCAATCCGAAACGATTAAGCATTTTTGTAGTTGCAATTGCTGCTGTTATTATCACCTCTTACTTTGGTCAAAAGAGTGGGGGCGAGGGTAACATGAAACCGGAAATTGTTTACCAAGTAGGCGATTTATTTACTATCACAACCATAGACTTTTTCTACTCATTATGGTTAATATTTTGTGGTTTTATTGGTGCTGTATCAATGGTCTTACCCGGTTTTTCGGGTTCTGCATTATTGATAAGTCTCGGCGAATATTACAATATTCTTCATTTTGTAGATAATAGAATGCTTGTCCAACTTGCATTGATGGGAATTGGTATCTTGCCCGGCTTGATTGTAGCCTCGAAAGTAATTAATAAATTGATGGTAAAATATCCGCCAGAAACATACTATTTTATACTCGGATTGATTGCTGCATCAGTGATTCAAGTGTCGCTCCAAGTTATGGTAGAACCGGTTTTGGGATTAATACCGATTATTTTCAGCTTATTTTTCCTTTTGCTCGGATTTGCGGCATCTTATTTTATGAGTGGAGTTAAAAAGTGA
- a CDS encoding VTT domain-containing protein, which produces MLKKLRSLKHRLVSWVSLFAEKPYARTTLFLHSFADSSVFPITIDITFIPIAIASPKRAFQFALWATLGSILGGMFAYYIGMEFMSSVGESIVTMYGSSNTWESLLETFRGDLAEWTLIFASVTPLPFAIATLAAGVAEMDLGNFILICILGRSFRFFALALLIYLFGPAVQVFLDKYSRVIAIVFFISLVLFFLFLLIYKF; this is translated from the coding sequence ATGCTCAAAAAGCTTAGAAGTCTCAAACACAGGCTTGTATCTTGGGTTTCCCTATTTGCCGAAAAACCCTATGCGCGTACTACACTGTTTCTGCACTCGTTTGCGGATTCATCTGTTTTCCCGATAACAATAGATATAACTTTCATTCCGATAGCGATTGCATCGCCAAAGCGAGCATTTCAGTTTGCTCTTTGGGCAACTTTAGGTTCCATACTTGGAGGTATGTTTGCTTATTATATTGGGATGGAATTCATGTCATCTGTCGGAGAATCTATAGTTACAATGTATGGCTCGAGTAATACATGGGAATCACTTCTCGAAACTTTCAGGGGTGATTTAGCAGAGTGGACTCTCATCTTTGCTTCAGTAACTCCATTACCATTCGCAATAGCAACTTTAGCCGCCGGTGTAGCTGAGATGGATTTGGGAAATTTTATACTCATTTGTATTCTTGGACGCTCATTCAGATTTTTTGCATTGGCATTGCTAATTTATTTATTTGGTCCGGCAGTCCAAGTTTTTCTTGATAAATATTCACGAGTGATAGCGATTGTATTCTTTATAAGCTTAGTTTTGTTTTTCTTATTTTTGTTAATTTATAAATTCTAA